A window from Fusarium musae strain F31 chromosome 8, whole genome shotgun sequence encodes these proteins:
- a CDS encoding hypothetical protein (EggNog:ENOG41), with protein sequence MHAFALVTVAGRDAKSERRALDAPQVRRLFSRSPRDPRYHMLQHLSPKFRLPPVEREPRAALILNRFTRTLTIMFATDAVASILGVPADQVQHKSFYECIRETCLDDALKCIESAKANDSIAYLRFWSRDPRRPEDFEEEDSNVDEESTIDGVVGRNGSEGPRYFRNGTANSPYPDQNGSGSGLMAPSQQRRAESRRSSDSEGGGVKLDGAMDLDSNSNSLRGSAGPSIKVEPDVDMQDGSTSNEISGESRTTSSNTLGSSSRATRYQTPLTPQSPPSPEDNLSQARRSRNHQARHLAPSVELEAVVSCTSDGLVVILRRARPQIPSVEPPQIPSTFDHGVFAAPWAQQPVYPRYHPEAVHNFQASYAPHHMPLRSGIQAAGGPPMDQLMQSIRDVAVFAWALVGINGNIASYGHGQPSGEAQPPDGLPIWDPEAGDASYEGPYNQAAQRWAQEAQRQQPSFHQQDSVSTEFSMEGTADYTTTGLGYQNHAANGHGNAWYSQPSAHQRNQEALAQNSRQHHQDPSNMAASSVNLHSSQLDDGQHWLGNPQVPTTSAEDHPHNPPNGWN encoded by the exons ATGCACGCCTTCGCTCTCGTGACGGTCGCTGG GCGTGATGCCAAGAGTGAGA GACGAGCTCTGGACGCACCACAGGTCCGGCGTCTCTTCTCGCGCTCTCCTCGAGACCCACGATATCACATGTTGCAACACCTGTCCCCCAAGTTCAGGTTGCCACCTGTAGAGCGTGAGCCCCGAGCTGCTCTTATCCTTAATCGGTTTACTAGAACATTGACTATTATGTTTGCAACCGATGCTGTCGCATCCATCCTCGGCGTTCCTGCCGATCAAGTTCAGCATAAAAGCTTCTACGAATGCATTCGAGAGACCTGCTTGGATGATGCACTCAAGTGCATCGAGAGTGCGAAAGCCAACGATTCCATTGCTTACCTGCGATTCTGGTCTCGCGATCCACGACGACCCGAAGActtcgaggaagaagacagcaatgttgatgaggagtcGACaattgatggtgttgtgggACGAAATGGAAGCGAGGGGCCCCGTTACTTTAGAAACGGCACCGCCAACAGTCCATACCCAGATCAGAATGGATCTGGAAGCGGCTTGATGGCTCCGAGCCAGCAACGACGTGCCGAAAGCCGCCGGTCTAGCGATTCTGAGGGAGGCGGTGTTAAGTTGGATGGTGCTATGGATCTCGATTCGAATTCCAACTCCCTAAGGGGTTCGGCAGGTCCTTCCATCAAGGTAGAACCTGATGTGGACATGCAGGATGGCAGTACCTCCAACGAAATATCAGGCGAATCCCGCACTACGAGCTCCAATACCCTGGGCTCTAGCTCACGAGCAACTCGTTACCAGACTCCTCTCACACCACAGTCACCGCCATCGCCTGAGGATAACCTGTCCCAGGCACGCAGATCTCGCAACCACCAAGCACGACACTTGGCACCTTCTGTCGAGTTGGAAGCAGTCGTCTCATGTACCTCTGACGGTCTTGTCGTTATCCTCCGCCGAGCAAGGCCTCAGATTCCCAGTGTTGAGCCTCCCCAAATTCCTTCTACCTTCGACCACGGCGTTTTTGCTGCCCCATGGGCGCAACAACCTGTGTATCCCCGGTATCATCCCGAGGCTGTTCACAATTTCCAAGCTTCATATGCCCCGCACCATATGCCACTGCGAAGCGGTATTCAAGCTGCCGGTGGGCCCCCTATGGATCAGCTCATGCAATCTATTAGAGATGTTGCTGTATTTGCTTGGGCCCTTGTGGGCATCAACGGAAACATAGCATCTTATGGTCATGGACAGCCGTCAGGAGAGGCTCAGCCTCCCGATGGTCTTCCCATATGGGACCCTGAAGCGGGAGACGCCTCATACGAAGGGCCTTACAACCAGGCTGCTCAGCGGTGGGCTCAAGAGGCCCAACGACAGCAGCCATCGTTCCATCAGCAGGACTCGGTATCAACTGAGTTTTCAATGGAGGGAACAGCAGACTACACTACGACTGGCCTGGGATATCAGAACCATGCGGCCAATGGCCATGGTAATGCATGGTATTCACAACCATCAGCCCATCAGCGCAACCAAGAGGCACTTGCCCAGAACAGccgtcaacaccatcagGATCCTTCCAACATGGCGGCTTCTTCAGTGAACCTACATTCAAGCCAGTTGGACGACGGGCAGCATTGGCTTGGAAACCCCCAAGTTCCCACCACGTCAGCCGAGGATCATCCCCATAATCCTCCAAACGGATGGAATTGA
- a CDS encoding hypothetical protein (EggNog:ENOG41) yields the protein METSTTTTTTTLLQQGKIPENSEPIPAHIHTHSLPPTPPGTAKPSRIGSYHDLQELSSIESPYLDHIKPYPLPPKCLPKSVLKEDLKTPDNFVERDPRLIRLTGVHPFNVEAPLSDLYDEGFLTSENLHYVRNHGHVPRCEDDDILDWEFEISGLVENPIKMNVRDLINEYQQLTYPVTFVCAGNRRKEQNIVRKTKGFSWGAAGLSTALWTGVAIGDLLATAKPKRGARFVCFEGADKLPNGYYGTSIKLNWCMDPNRGVMVAHKMNGKTLHPDHGKPVRIVIPGQIGGRSIKWLKKITVTQEPSDNWYHIYDNRVLPTMISPEESANLPEVWKDEKYAIYDLSTNSAICYPAHEEKVPFTGAPASYKVRGYAYGGGGRRITRVEVTLDKGRSWRLANIRYPEDDYRNAPEGDTLYGGRVDMWWRETSFCWCFWDLDIPLDELKSADDIMMRAMDESMNVQPRDMYWSVLGMMNNPWFRIVIHKEDDALRFEHPTHATLKIKGWMERVKEAGGNLTNGYWGEKAPGEVQEVVIKEPEKQICMTNPRINRRITMEELKAHSGEEEPWFVVKGEVYDGTPYLSGHPGGAASIFGAAGQDATEEFMAIHSENAKAMLPAYHIGTLDEESRAILSGDATKTSDDANREVFLQPKTWSKAILDKKTSISPDTKIFSFKLNHEDQKIGLPTGQHLMMRLRDPATREAIIRSYTPYSDGSDCGRLDILIKIYYDTPQRKGGVMTQALDALPIGHWVDFKGPTGKFVYHGNGLCTINDRERRVRRFIMVCGGSGITPIRQVLRAVIHNPNDTTPCLVFNGNRSVDDILCKEELDQLEAANPARCRVVNALSNPPPNWNGLQGFVNQALAPEQMVLPEASGEGDELVLVCGPPPMVKSVEASFLDMGFKSYDFVFF from the exons ATGGAgacttcaacaacaacaacaacaacaaccctcCTACAACAGGGAAAGATACCTGAAAACTCTGAACCTATCCCAGCCCATATACATACCCACAGCCTCCCCCCAACTCCTCCAGGAACAGCAAAGCCATCTCGGATAGGTAGCTATCACGATCTACAAGAACTCTCATCAATCGAATCCCCTTATCTCGACCATATCAAGCCTTATCCTCTACCTCCAAAATGCTTACCAAAGTCTGTCCTTAAGGAGGATCTCAAAACCCCCGACAACTTTGTTGAGAGAGATCCACGTCTCATTCGTCTAACTGGAGTCCACCCCTTCAACGTTGAGGCACCACTGAGCGACCTATACGATGAAGGTTTCCTAACCAGCGAGAATCTTCACTATGTCCGTAACCACGGACATGTTCCTAggtgtgaagatgatgatatccTCGACTGGGAGTTCGAAATAAGTGGCCTTGTCGAAAACCCCATCAAGATGAACGTACGAGATCTTATCAACGAATACCAGCAATTGACTTATCCAGTGACATTCGTGTGCGCTGGAAACCGCCGTAAAGAGCAGAACATTGTACGGAAGACCAAGGGCTTTTCTTGGGGGGCTGCCGGCCTGTCAACAGCTCTCTGGACCGGTGTTGCCATCGGAGATCTGCTCGCTACAGCAAAGCCCAAGCGCGGGGCCCGGTTTGTTTGCTTCGAGGGAGCAGACAAGTTACCCAATGGCTATTATGGTACatccatcaagctcaactgGTGCATGGATCCCAACAGAGGTGTTATGGTGGCTCACAAGATGAACGGCAAGACCTTACATCCAGACCACGGCAAGCCTGTTCGTATAGTCATTCCTGGGCAAATAGGCGGCCGAAGCATTAAGTGGCTCAAGAAGATTACTGTCACACAAGAGCCTAGCGACAACTGGTACCACATCTATGACAACCGAGTCCTACCCACCATGATCTCGCCTGAAGAGAGTGCAAATTTGCCCGAGGTCTGGAAGGATGAGAAGTATGCCATTTACGACCTTAGCACTAACAGTGCCATTTGCTACCCTGCCCATGAAGAGAAGGTCCCGTTCACGGGCGCTCCGGCAAGTTATAAGGTGCGAGGTTATGCCTACGGTGGTGGCGGAAGACGCATCACACGAGTCGAAGTTACCCTTGACAAAGGTAGATCTTGGAGACTCGCAAACATCCGATACCCCGAGGATGACTATCGCAACGCCCCTGAGGGTGATACCCTCTACGGGGGCCGTGTCGACATGTGGTGGCGTGAGACATCATTCTGCTGGTGCTTCTGGGATCTTGACATTCCTCTGGATGAGTTAAAGAGTGCAGATGATATAATGATGCGTGCTATGGACGAGTCCATGAACGTACAGCCTCGAGATATGTACTGGAGCGTACTGGGCATGATGAACAACCCATGGTTCCGAATCGTGATCCACAAGGAGGATGATGCACTTCGCTTCGAGCATCCCACTCACGCTACCTTAAAGATCAAGGGCTGGATGGAGCGAGTCAAGGAGGCCGGCGGTAATCTTACCAACGGCTACTGGGGTGAGAAGGCTCCTGGTGAAGTTCAAGAGGTCGTCATAAAGGAGCCTGAGAAGCAGATCTGCATGACCAACCCTCGGATCAACCGAAGGATCACCATGGAAGAGCTCAAGGCGCACAgtggtgaagaagagcctTGGTTCGTTGTCAAGGGTGAAGTGTACGATGGCACTCCTTACCTCTCTGGTCACCCCGGCGGTGCAGCATCAATCTTTGGTGCCGCTGGTCAAGATGCTACTGAAGAATTTATGGCTATTC ACAGCGAGAATGCAAAAGCCATGCTGCCTGCATATCATATTGGCACCCTCGATGAAGAATCCCGTGCCATTCTCAGTGGTGATGCTACCAAGACGAGCGATGACGCAAACCGAGAAGTGTTCCTCCAGCCCAAGACATGGAGCAAAGCTATTCTCGATAAAAAGACATCCATCTCACCAGATACGAAGATATTCTCCTTCAAGCTCAATCACGAAGACCAGAAGATTGGCCTTCCCACTGGCCAGCATCTTATGATGCGTCTTCGTGACCCTGCCACCCGTGAGGCCATCATCCGCTCATACACACCATACTCCGATGGCTCAGATTGTGGTCGTCTGGATATTCTTATCAAGATCTACTATGATACTCCCCAGCGCAAGGGCGGTGTCATGACACAAGCACTCGATGCCCTTCCTATTGGCCACTGGGTTGACTTCAAGGGGCCTACGGGCAAATTTGTCTACCATGGCAACGGGCTCTGCACAATCAATGACAGAGAACGTCGTGTTCGCCGTTTCATCATGGTCTGCGGTGGTTCTGGAATTACCCCTATCCGCCAAGTACTCCGCGCCGTCATACACAATCCTAACGACACGACACCATGTCTGGTTTTCAACGGCAACCGGAGTGTTGACGATATTCTCTGTAAGGAAGAGCTCGACCAATTGGAGGCTGCCAACCCTGCAAGATGCCGAGTCGTCAATGCCCTCTCTAACCCCCCACCCAACTGGAATGGCCTCCAGGGTTTTGTGAATCAAGCTCTTGCTCCTGAACAAATGGTTCTACCCGAGGCAAGTGGCGAGGGTGACGAGTTGGTGCTTGTTTGTGGGCCTCCACCGATGGTTAAGTCTGTTGAGGCCTCATTCCTGGACATGGGTTTCAAATCATATGATTTTGTATTCTTCTAA
- a CDS encoding hypothetical protein (BUSCO:EOG09260DXP), with product MADDAPDASPKNEPLNVETKEDAETRATRRELKQSSISDPPASGPEDVANTSDAPDNDLKEQVASPKKKRAHDQLEGSKDAEENDANSVASSDSAKDRALRTEPEKKRHRDEDTDVPSTIASSETTKDTEAGKSPTKKSQGQTSASAFAASGFGKLSSGTSPFASLGASQSGSAFGSLAAGKPSLSSFASPPSSTTAQSTAPPKLTFGSSGGASPFAGLSTGSNGSPFGGSTFGSALGRTKPLSSFAAPGAEPLKSEKPAKPFGAPDSESEEGDEEEAEREESEQPPEAERAASPEKESDEKKKLKLQKSEFPIHLLVNDGEAGEATVVSVRAKMFYHDKEAGWKERGAGMLKINVPQACVEYDENGAVIPGSFDASALEVDEEAAGESQGHKVARLIMRQDQTHRVILNTALVAAMKFQEKASLKSVGILFTAFEGEQSKPVSITMRMSAANAKLFMNEIGIIQKELQNIPSDDMTKRKEIPGRTGPSTDCSLTGSKRKRDGDESSTAESSTSSQPSSSKSNRGGNRRKARPALHRESSSVLVPCAVEWPELFKKVERTHRALNLVYTFCTTRKHLATTFATIKSAVEAHIKRELLVDEIASMVAIRPEGLFFAYVDENMLQLDVKGTERDEVFRTGKSFRSQAPAHDASVGGYTGMDGIDKQHDRNLEPAGREVLFLEFIDGDLKRQVPGKSGEPTKPNRKLRDEQLRMPVFSQKQMTSLIERRNQRFTNAINAFLNKCSEDGTDPLETLKEQTQAYIPVPSAQEEFAPEKAADSIPESIPKERKTVPEIVQELKESPWYTGQIVPDGHRVFEKQEAVYGDLDFLLSQDLVNALYNAKGITQFYAHQSEALNSLNDGKHVVVSTSTSSGKSLIYQLPVIRALEEDYNSRAMYIFPTKALAQDQKRSLKEMMSYMPGLEETMVETFDGDTPMAERNEIREQAKIIFTNPDMLHITILPQEERWRSYLKNLKYVVGSHMSFIMRRLRRICAAVGNRRAKFISCSATVANPEQHFKTIFGIDNVQLIDYDGSPSGRKEFLCWNTPYKDPGDPASGRGSTKFECARLFCALMLRGVRIIAFCRVRAQCELLVSTIKQELENLGRPECTNLVMGYRGGYTAQDRRRIETEMFQGQLLGIVATTALELGIDIGSLDCVMTWGFPYTIANLRQQSGRAGRRNKDSLSILVGDGFATDQHYMQNPDELFTKPNCELQVDLENMLVREGHIQCAAYEMPIRPKEDAKYFGKDLPKICMERLINDDMGFYHCHDRFRPVPAKYVAIRDTEDDHFAIIDITNGRNVVLEELEASRATFTLYDGAIFLHQGNPYLVRDFQPDKGMARVERVKVEWTTVQRDYTDIDPTETEAIRTISNSRSHAYYGTIKIQQNVFGFFKVDKKNRVLDAVQVDNPPVIRFSKGMWLDVPKKAMSILQERRLHIAAAIHAAEHAIMSLLPAFVISMPGDVRTECKTAVKEFAKQESQRKRPARLTFYDAKGGAGGSGISTKAFDHVDQLLRDALKRVEDCHCDRGCVECVASELCKQANEVMSKAGSQVILKTLLNVEIDMESLPMGPELNIPIGTETVVLAEPVPYRAKETAFENRSISYTGE from the exons ATGGCCGACGATGCTCCCGATGCCAGTCCCAAGAACGAACCTCTCAACGTCGAGACCAAGGAAGACGCAGAGACTCGTGCTACTCGTCGTGAGCTAAAGCAATCCTCTATCTCTGACCCCCCAGCGTCTGGTCCAGAAGATGTTGCCAACACATCGGATGCGCCCGATAATGACTTGAAGGAGCAAGTCGCCTCTCCTAAGAAGAAGCGCGCGCATGACCAACTAGAGGGAAGCAAAGATGCTGAGGAAAACGATGCGAACAGTGTAGCATCATCGGACTCGGCCAAGGATAGAGCTCTGCGTACCGAGCCCGAGAAGAAGCGGCATCGCGACGAAGACACAGATGTG CCATCAACGATTGCTTCCAGCGAGACGACCAAAGACACCGAAGCTGGCAAATCACCGACAAAAAAGTCCCAAGGGCAAACATCTGCTAGTGCCTTCGCGGCGTCTGGCTTTGGCAAGCTGTCCTCCGGGACATCGCCGTTTGCTTCTCTTGGTGCCTCTCAGAGCGGAAGTGCGTTTGGGTCACTCGCTGCTGGCAAGCCCTCGCTTAGCTCATTTGCTTCTCCGCCCTCATCTACAACCGCACAGTCCACCGCGCCGCCTAAGCTGACCTTTGGAAGCTCAGGAGGAGCGTCGCCTTTTGCAGGATTATCAACTGGAAGCAACGGAAGCCCCTTTGGGGGAAGCACTTTTGGATCTGCTCTAGGACGTACCAAACCCCTCTCGAGCTTCGCTGCGCCTGGTGCGGAGCCCCTCAAGAGCGAGAAACCTGCGAAGCCATTCGGGGCCCCGGATAGTGAATCCGAGGAgggtgacgaagaggaagcagaaagagaggagagtGAGCAGCCCCCTGAAGCCGAACGTGCTGCTTCGCCAGAGAAGGAATCCgacgagaaaaagaagcttaagtTGCAGAAAAGCGAGTTTCCTATCCATCTCTTG GTCAACGATGGCGAAGCCGGGGAGGCAACGGTTGTCTCTGTGAGAGCCAAAATGTTTTACCACGACAAAGAGGCTGGCTGGAAAGAACGAGGTGCGGGGATGCTTAAAATTAATGTGCCCCAGGCCTGTGTCGAGTACGACGAAAACGGCGCTGTTATCCCTGGATCATTTGATGCTTCCGCTTTAGAAGTGGATGAGGAGGCCGCAGGAGAATCTCAAGGCCACAAGGTTGCCCGTCTCATCATGCGCCAAGATCAAACACATCGAGTCATTCTAAACACAGCGCTTGTCGCCGCTATGAAGTTCCAAGAAAAGGCTTCATTGAAGTCTGTTGGCATCCTCTTCACTGCTTTCGAGGGTGAACAGTCCAAACCTGTGAGCATCACAATGAGA ATGTCAGCTGCTAACGCAAAGCTTTTCATGAATGAGATTGGAATCATTCAAAAAGAGCTCCAGAACA TTCCCAGTGATGACATGACAAAACGCAAGGAAATACCAGGCAGAACTGGTCCTAGCACAGATTGTTCACTGACAGGATCAAAACGCAAGCGTGATGGCGACGAGAGCTCAACAGCCGAGAGTTCGACTTCAAGTCAGCCAAGCAGCTCGAAATCTAACCGGGGAGGAAATAGGAGGAAAGCACGGCCGGCCCTTCACAGAGAATCCAGCAGTGTACTCGTACCCTGTGCTGTGGAATGGCCAGAATTGTTTAAGAAGGTTGAACGAACGCATCGAGCTCTCAATCTTGTCTACACCTTTTGCACCACACGAAAACATCTCGCCACGACATTTGCCACTATAAAATCTGCCGTTGAAGCCCATATCAAGCGGGAACTATTGGTCGATGAGATAGCTTCCATGGTAGCGATTCGCCCTGAGGGTCTTTTCTTTGCATATGTTGACGAGAACATGCTGCAACTTGACGTGAAAGGCACTGAAAGGGACGAAGTCTTCCGAACTGGCAAATCATTCAGGTCTCAGGCTCCTGCGCATGATGCTTCAGTGGGCGGATATACTGGTATGGATGGCATTGACAAACAACATGATCGGAACCTTGAACCTGCAGGACGAGAAGTCCTTTTCCTCGAATTCATTGATGGCGATCTGAAGAGACAAGTCCCAGGCAAGTCTGGCGAGCCAACGAAGCCGAATCGAAAATTGAGAGACGAGCAGCTGAGAATGCCCGTTTTCAGCCAAAAACAGATGACCAGTTTGATCGAGAGGCGTAACCAAAGATTCACCAATGCTATTAATGCCTTCCTCAACAAATGCTCCGAAGATGGGACTGATCCACTTGAAACTCTCAAAGAACAAACACAGGCATACATCCCGGTCCCTTCTGCCCAAGAAGAGTTTGCCCCAGAAAAGGCAGCCGATTCAATACCAGAAAGCATACCAAAGGAACGAAAGACAGTGCCAGAAATCGTacaggagctcaaggagagtCCCTGGTATACTGGGCAGATTGTCCCTGATGGACATCGAGTAtttgagaagcaggaggCTGTGTATGGAGACCTCGACTTTCTTTTGAGTCAGGATTTGGTCAACGCTCTATATAACGCCAAGGGAATCACACAGTTTTATGCGCATCAGTCAGAGGCTCTCAACAGTCTCAATGATGGAAAGCACGTCGTAGTGTCAACATCGACAAGCTCTGGCAAGAGTTTGATCTACCAGCTCCCGGTTATTCGTGCCCTCGAAGAGGACTACAACTCCAGAGCAATGTACATCTTTCCCACAAAAGCCTTGGCACAGGATCAGAAAAGGAGTTTGAAAGAGATGATGAGTTATATGCCTGGTCTCGAAGAGACTATGGTAGAGACTTTTGATGGGGATACTCCAATGGCTGAGCGCAATGAGATTAGAGAGCAAGCAAAAATCATTTTTACTAATCCGGATATGCTTCACATTACCATATTACCTCAGGAAGAACGATGGAGATCTTACCTGAAGAACTTGAAATATGTCGTTG GTTCTCACATGTCCTTCATCATGCGAAGATTAAGGCGAATATGTGCCGCCGTGGGAAACCGGCGCGCCAAATTTATATCGTGTTCTGCTACAGTTGCGAACCCAGAGCAACACTTCAAAACAATATTCGGCATAGACAACGTCCAGCTGATAGATTACGATGGATCTCCATCTGGAAGGAAGGAGTTTTTGTGCTGGAACACTCCGTATAAAGACCCTGGCGATCCTGCCTCTGGCCGTGGCAGCACCAAGTTTGAATGCGCGCGACTGTTTTGTGCTCTGATGCTAAGAGGTGTAAGGATCATAGCATTTTGCAGAGTTCGGGCGCAATGTGAGCTTCTCGTGAGCACCATCAAGCAGGAGCTCGAGAACCTGGGGCGACCAGAATGTACCAATCTGGTGATGGGATATCGTGGCGGCTATACAGCACAAGATCGCCGCAGGATCGAGACTGAAATGTTCCAAGGTCAACTGCTTGGAATTGTTGCAACCACTGCGTTAGAGCTCGGCATTGACATAGGCTCCCTTGATTGTGTCATGACGTGGGGATTCCCTTACACGATTGCCAACCTGCGACAACAAAGTGGCCGTGCTGGCCGTCGCAACAAGGATTCACTTTCGATACTGGTTGGTGACGGATTTGCCACAGACCAGCACTACATGCAGAATCCAGACGAGCTATTCACAAAGCCCAACTGTGAGTTGCAAGTTGATCTGGAGAATATGCTTGTGCGCGAAGGCCACATTCAATGCGCGGCATATGAAATGCCAATACGCCCTAAGGAGGATGCAAAATACTTTGGCAAAGACTTACCGAAGATTTGCATGGAACGCCTAATCAATGATGACATGGGCTTTTATCATTGTCATGATCGATTTCGCCCTGTCCCTGCAAAGTATGTTGCTATACGAGACACTGAAGATGACCACTTTGCTATTATAGACATCACCAATGGTCGGAATGTTGTCctggaggagctggaggccTCCAGAGCAACTTTTACACTTTATGATGGAGCCATTTTTCTTCATCAGGGCAATCCCTACCTTGTACGAGACTTCCAGCCTGACAAAGGAATGGCCAGGGTGGAAAGGGTCAAGGTTGAGTGGACAACTGTTCAGCGTGATTATACTGATATCGATCCCACGGAGACAGAGGCCATCAGAACAATTTCGAATTCTCGTTCGCATGCTTACTATGGAACAATCAAGATCCAACAAAACGTGTTTGGATTCTTCAAGGTCGACAAGAAGAATCGAGTGCTCGATGCGGTACAGGTAGACAATCCACCAGTCATACGTTTCAGTAAGGGGATGTGGCTCGATGTGCCTAAGAAGGCGATGAGCATTCTCCAAGAGAGACGTCTTCACATTGCCGCCGCGATTCACGCTGCAGAGCATGCCATTATGAGTCTACTGCCAGCCTTTGTTATCAGCATGCCTGGTGATGTACGAACAGAGTGCAAGACGGCAGTGAAAGAGTTTGCAAAACAAGAGTCACAGCGGAAGCGACCAGCACGGTTAACTTTCTACGATGCCAAAGGTGGTGCAGGAGGCTCAGGTATCAGCACGAAAGCATTTGACCATGTCGACCAACTACTACGGGATGCGTTGAAGCGGGTAGAAGACTGTCACTGTGATCGAGGTTGTGTTGAATGTGTGGCATCAGAGCTGTGCAAGCAAGCGAACGAAGTGATGAGCAAAGCTGGCAGTCAAGTGATTCTTAAGACTCTGTTGAACGTCGAGATTGATATGGAGTCACTGCCAATGGGTCCAGAATTAAACATTCCCATAGGTACCGAGACGGTCGTCCTGGCAGAACCTGTTCCGTACCGGGCCAAAGAGACAGCCTTTGAGAATCGCAGCATTAGCTATACCGGTGAATAA